Proteins from one Aspergillus nidulans FGSC A4 chromosome VIII genomic window:
- the kat1 gene encoding putative 3-ketoacyl-CoA ketothiolase (Kat1) (transcript_id=CADANIAT00001592) → MATERLNSILSHLRPGNKGVAAITQKNPDDVVITLSLRTPLTKARKGGFKDTELDYLVYALLKEVIAKSQIDPNLIEDVCLGNVNDGKAAYLVRAASLAAGIPHTAGASSVNRFCSSGLKAVQDIANQISLGAIDIGVAVGAEIMSAGGDRLNKPFNEEVLKNQEAADCMQPMGQTSENVGKDFNISRAQQDVYAAESFRRAEVAQKAGWFDDEIVPITTRVKDPKTGEERSVTLTKDDGVRYGTTVESLSKIRPAFPQFGDKSTGGNSSQVTDGAAAVLLMRRSKAIELGQPILAKFVGATVAGVPPRVMGIGPTAAIPKLLSKFNLDKNDVDIYEINEAFASMAVYCVEKLGLDHAKVNPRGGAIALGHPLGATGARQIATILSEARRTKAKVLVTSMCIGTGQGMAGLFVNEQV, encoded by the exons ATGGCCACCGAACGCCTAAACTCCATCCTCTCTCACCTCCGCCCAGGAAATAAGGGCGTCGCCGCTAT CACGCAAAAGAATCCTGACGACGTCGTCATAACCCTCTCCCTCCGCACGCCTCTCACAAAAGCTCGCAAGGGCGGCTTTAAAGACACAGAACTCGATTACCTTGTCTACGCCTTGCTGAAGGAAGTGATCGCGAAGTCCCAGATCGACCCTAACTTGATCGAAGACGTCTGCCTCGGCAATGTCAATGATGGCAAAGCTGCCTATCTCGTCCGGGCCGCCTCCCTCGCCGCTGGAATTCCACACACAGCCGGCGCATCCTCGGTGAACCGCTTCTGTTCTTCCGGATTGAAAGCAGTCCAGGATATCGCAAATCAGATTTCGCTGGGGGCCATTGATATCGGTGTCGCTGTTGGTGCGGAGATCATGTCCGCTGGCGGTGACAGGCTTAACAAGCCTTTCAATGAAGAGGTGCTGAAGAAccaggaggcggcggacTGTATGCAGCCGATGGGGCAGACAAGCGAGAATGTCGGCAAGGACTTCAACATCAGCCGAGCACAGCAGGATGTGTACGCGGCGGAATCTTTCCGGAGAGCTGAGGTCGCGCAGAAGGCGGGCTGGTTCGATGATGAGATCGTGCCGATAACGACCCGCGTCAAGGATCCGAAGACCGGCGAGGAACGATCTGTGACTCTTACCAAGGACGACGGTGTTCGCTATGGAACAACCGTCGAATCCCTCTCAAAGATTCGACCTGCGTTCCCCCAGTTCGGTGATAAGAGTACCGGCGGAAACTCGAGCCAGGTTACGGACGGTGCGGCGGCTGTCCTTCTCATGAGACGCAGCAAGGCGATTGAACTTGGGCAGCCGATCCTGGCGAAATTCGTCGGCGCGACTGTTGCGGGTGTCCCGCCGCGCGTCATGGGCATTGGACCCACGGCTGCGATTCCGAAGCTGTTGAGCAAGTTCAATCTCGACAAGAATGACGTAGATATCTACGAAATTAATGAGGCCTTTGCGTCGATGGCGGTGTATTGCGTTGAAAAGTTGGGTCTGGACCATGCGAAGGTTAATCCTAGGGGTGGTGCAATTGCGTTGGGACACCCGCTCGGCGCGACTGGGGCGAGGCAAATCGCGACTATTCTAAGCGAAGCGAGGAGAACGAAGGCCAAGGTACTTGTTACGAGTATGTGCATTGGCACTGGTCAAGGCATGGCTGGATTATTTGTAAACGAGCAGGTTTAA
- a CDS encoding putative zinc metalloproteinase (transcript_id=CADANIAT00001593): MADPTLLTIKVHHHGNTHPITLPKDATLQDLATILASNFHIPIENQKLLIAPKPGMLKAPFTSTYLSELLPLDSPKLKITLLGTPAKEIESLNIQAAETRRRDERRAAAQAEARAHSRISPPTRSGGIHTLSSTSASNNYTFHTLKPLPYLPNPARSLQFLTRLRDDPGIRSAMAKHRFSVPLLTEMDPAEHTTSESRTLGLNRNKGEVIELRLRTDAYDGYRDYRTIRRTLCHELAHCVFSDHDRDFWDLTKQIEGEVERGDYRSGGRMAGGDEFYNPSDWEVEREGGHVVDGGGVVGSSQVLGGNSQVGASGGGMREVLARAAEERARRAKEEKRDGSS; the protein is encoded by the coding sequence ATGGCTGACCCAACGCTTCTCACGATAAAAGTTCACCACCACGGCAACACCCACCCGATCACCCTCCCCAAAGACGCAACCCTCCAAGACCTCGCGACAATCCTCGCCTCAAACTTTCACATCCCTATTGAGAATCAGAAGCTTCTTATCGCGCCAAAACCAGGCATGCTGAAAGCGCCCTTTACATCAACTTACCTATCAGAGCTCCTCCCGCTTGACTCTCCCAAACTGAAGATTACGCTCCTCGGCACCCCAGCAAAGGAGATAGAAAGCCTAAACATCCAAGCTGCCGAGACGCGCCGAAGAGACGAGAGACGAGCCGCTGctcaagctgaagctcggGCGCACAGTCGCATTTCACCTCCAACCCGTTCAGGCGGCATTCACACCCTCTCCTCCACCAGTGCCAGCAACAACTACACTTTCCACACCCTTAAGCCACTTCCCTACCTTCCTAACCCCGCCCGCAGCCTCCAATTCCTCACACGCCTACGTGACGATCCAGGCATTAGGTCCGCAATGGCAAAACATCGCTTCTCCGTGCCGCTCTTGACAGAAATGGACCCCGCTGAACACACAACCTCCGAATCGCGCACGCTCGGCCTAAACCGCAACAAAGGCGAGGTTATTGAGCTGCGTCTCCGCACAGATGCTTACGACGGGTACCGCGATTATCGGACGATAAGACGTACGCTGTGCCATGAGCTTGCGCACTGTGTGTTTAGCGACCATGATCGCGATTTCTGGGACCTCACTAAGCAAATAGAGGGGGAGGTGGAGAGGGGCGATTATAGGAGCGGGGGAAGGATGGCAGGGGGAGACGAGTTCTATAATCCCAGTGATTGGGAGGTGGAAAGAGAAGGCGGCCATGTTGTAGATGGGGGTGGTGTTGTGGGGAGTTCGCAGGTCCTTGGGGGTAACAGTCAGGTTGGTGCTAGTGGTGGGGGCATGAGGGAGGTTCTTGcgagggcggcggaggaaAGGGCTAggagggcgaaggaggagaagagggatggTTCTTCCTGA
- a CDS encoding uncharacterized protein (transcript_id=CADANIAT00001589) — MRVVAAEVAVVIVLRSSAWPSEPNTRYRLSRIRRRTKTFHHNQIQIKDLQSGRYNGLLRV, encoded by the exons ATGAG GGTCGTCGCTGCTGAGGTTGCAGTAGTCATCGTCCTCAGGTCGAGTGCATGGCCGAGTGAGCCCAACACTCGCTACCGACTATCAAGAATTCGGCGAAGAACCAAAACCTTTCATCACAATCAGATCCAGATCAAAGATCTTCAATCTGGCAGATATAACGGCTTACTAAGAGTATAG
- a CDS encoding putative mannosylphosphate transferase (Mnn4) (transcript_id=CADANIAT00001594), which yields MHKKATLALASAICITAATGLPGPVLDSAPKASVHGSVHGSILGTAADINDPSYLWTMYGLNTSEEYKYFQEPGNDEIHAHYDSRFFKDPVPKEHRSQVLTHIIHSYFEFFNSHNLETWLAHGTLLGWWWNGRIMPWDWDIDTQVSEATLFRLADEFNGTVAQYNTTNPDTQHSYLLDVNPWARQRDRGKGLNIIDARWIDMQTGLYIDITGLSKLNEEKPNEWGCKNNHNYMLSDIYPLRASFFEGVAAKVPYRYESVLIDEYGEKALSETHYNDYTWVSKQEEWVSDEIIAAEEKKKAKEGDKDGRQYE from the exons ATGCATAAGAAGGCTACACTGGCTCTCGCCAGTGCGATCTGTATCACAGCAGCCACAGGCCTCCCAGGTCCGGTCCTGGACAGCGCGCCGAAAGCGAGCGTTCACGGCAGTGTTCACGGCAGCATTCTAGGCACCGCCGCCGATATAAATGATCCATCTTATTTGTGGACCATGTATGGTCTGAACACATCGGAGGAATACAAGTACTTTCAGGAGCCGGGGAATGACGAGATCCACGCCCATTATGACTCGCGTTTCTTCAAAGATCCGGTTCCTAAAGAGCACCGTTCGCAAGTCTTGACACATATCATCCATTCGTATTTCGAGTTCTTTAACAGCCACAACCTAGAGACCTGGCTTGCGCATGGGACATTGTTGGGATGGTGGTGGAATGGCAGG ATCATGCCTTGGGACTGGGATATCGATACCCAAGTCTCAGAAGCTACGCTATTCCGGCTCGCTGACGAATTCAACGGAACGGTGGCTCAATATAACACCACCAACCCCGACACGCAACACTCTTATCTTCTAGATGTCAATCCCTGGGCGCGGCAACGTGATCGCGGCAAAGGGCTGAACATCATCGACGCTCGGTGGATTGACATGCAGACAGGTCTCTACATCGACATCACGGGGCTCAGTAAACTCAACGAAGAAAAGCCGAACGAGTGGGGGTGCAAGAATAACCACAATTACATGCTTAGCGACATATACCCGCTTCGTGCATCCTTCTTCGAAGGCGTAGCAGCCAAGGTTCCTTACCGCTACGAGTCAGTCCTGATAGATGAGTACGGTGAGAAAGCTTTGTCAGAGACGCATTATAACGA TTATACTTGGGTCTCCAAACAGGAGGAATGGGTTTCCGACGAAATTATCGCTGccgaagagaaaaagaaagcgaaagaaggtgacaaggacggTCGTCAATACGAGTAG
- the hsp88 gene encoding Hsp70 chaperone Hsp88 (transcript_id=CADANIAT00001595), with amino-acid sequence MSVVGIDFGAQSTKIGVARNKGIDIIANEVSNRQTPSLVGFSARSRHIGEAAKTQETSNLKNTVGNLKRLIGRAFSDPEIQIEQEYSVAQLCDVNGQAGVEVSYLGKKEKFSAIQLVAMYLTKIRDITSKELKLPVTDVTISVPAWFTDIQRRAMLDASEIAGLKVLRLINDTTATALGYGITKLDLPGPEEKPRRVMFVDIGYSDYTATIVEFRKGELNVKATACDRHFGGRNFDKALTDHFADEFKEKFKIDIRTNPKAWARTLVAAEKLKKILSANTVAPMSIESLMEDIDVRAMVKREELEDMVRPLLDRVTVPLEQALAEAKLKPEDIDFVEMVGGCTRVPAIKQAVNKFFGKNLSFTLNQDEAIARGCAFSCAILSPVFRVRDFSVHDIVSYPIEFTWEQSPDIPDEDTSLTVFNKGNVMPSTKILTFYRKQPFDLEARYANPEALPGKVNPWVGRFSVKGVKADANDDFMICKLKARLNLHGILNLESGYYVEDVEVEEPVSEEGEKKDGDAMETDAAEQPKKTRKVKKQVRKGDLPISSGTAQLEQSLKDTWQERENSMYMEDKLVAETDEKKNELEGTIYELRDKIDGVYAEFASEEEKDKLRSKLTDLEDWLYEDGEDATKSVYVAKLDEIRFVAGPIIQRHREKLEAERQAILKAQEEEAAKKRAEEEAKRKAEEEAKKAAEEAKKAENPDAEMKDAPNEGEAAPENADADKQ; translated from the exons ATGTCTGTCGTCGGTATAGATTTTGGTGCCCAAAGCACCAAGATTGGTGTCGCCAGAAACAAGGGTATTGACATT ATTGCCAACGAAGTCTCCAACCGACAGACACC TTCCCTTGTTGGATTCAGCGCTAGAAGCAGACACATTGGTGAAGCCGCGAAGACACAAGAGACCTCCAACCTCAAGAACACAGTTGGAAACCTCAAGCGCCTGATTGGCCGCGCTTTCAGCGACCCCGAGATTCAGATCGAGCAGGAATACAGCGTTGCACAGCTTTGTGACGTCAATGGCCAGGCCGGTGTTGAAGTCAGCTATCtgggcaagaaggagaagttcTCTGCCATCCAGCTGGTCGCCATGTATCTGACCAAGATCCGCGATATCACCTCCAAAGAATTGAAACTCCCCGTCACAGATGTCACAATCAGTGTTCCCGCTTGGTTCACCGACATCCAGCGTCGCGCTATGCTCGATGCCAGTGAGATCGCCGGTCTTAAGGTTCTTCGACTGATCAACGACACCACCGCTACCGCCCTTGGATATGGTATCACCAAGCTTGACCTTCCTGGCCCTGAGGAGAAGCCCCGAAGGGTCATGTTTGTCGATATCGGTTACAGTGACTACACTGCCACTATCGTCGAGTTCCGCAAGGGTGAACTTAACGTCAAGGCCACTGCCTGCGACCGTCACTTTGGTGGTCGTAACTTCGACAAGGCCTTGACTGACCACTTCGCCGATgagttcaaggagaagttcAAGATTGATATCCGCACCAACCCCAAGGCCTGGGCCCGTACCCTTGTGGCtgccgagaagctcaagaagatTCTGTCTGCCAACACAGTCGCTCCTATGAGCATCGAGTCTCTCATGGAAGACATTGATGTTCGCGCTATGGTCAAGCGtgaggagctcgaggacaTGGTTAGGCCTTTGTTGGACCGTGTTACCGTTCCTTTGGAGCAGGCTCTCGCGGAAGCTAAGCTCAAGCCCGAGGACATCGACTTCGTCGAGATGGTTGGAGGCTGCACTCGTGTCCCTGCCATCAAGCAAGCGGTCAACAAGTTCTTTGGCAAGAACCTTTCCTTCACACTCAACCAGGATGAAGCCATTGCCCGTGGATGTGCTTTCAGCTGCGCTATTCTTTCCCCCGTTTTCCGTGTCCGTGACTTCTCCGTTCACGACATCGTCTCCTACCCCATCGAATTCACATGGGAGCAGTCTCCCGACATTCCTGACGAGGACACCAGCCTTACCGTCTTTAACAAGGGCAACGTTATGCCATCAACCAAGATCCTCACCTTCTACCGCAAGCAGCCTTTCGACCTCGAGGCTCGCTATGCCAATCCCGAGGCGCTTCCTGGCAAGGTTAACCCATGGGTTGGTCGCTTCTCTGTCAAGGGAGTCAAGGCCGACGCCAATGATGACTTCATGATCTGCAAGCTCAAGGCTAGATTGAACTTGCACGGTATTCTGAACCTGGAGTCCGGATACTACGTTGAGgacgtcgaggttgaggagCCTGTTTCTGAGGAgggcgagaagaaggacggtGAT GCCATGGAAACTGACGCGGCTGAACAGCCCAAGAAGACccgcaaggtcaagaagcagGTCCGCAAGGGCGACCTTCCCATCTCCAGCGGTACTGCTCAGCTTGAGCAATCTCTCAAGGACACATGGCAAGAGCGCGAGAACTCCATGTACATGGAGGACAAGCTGGTCGCCGAGActgacgagaagaagaacgagctcGAGGGTACCATCTACGAGCTGCGTGATAAGATCGATGGCGTCTACGCCGAGTTCGCtagcgaggaggagaaggataaGCTGCGATCTAAGCTGACCGATTTAGAG GACTGGTTGTAcgaggatggtgaagatGCTACCAAGTCCGTTTATGTGGCTAAGCTTGATGAGATCCGCTTCGTTGCCGGTCCCATCATCCAGCGCCACcgcgagaagctcgaggCCGAGCGCCAGGCTATTCTGAAGGcccaggaagaggaagctgcgaAGAAGCGtgctgaggaagaggctaagcgcaaggccgaggaggaggccaagaaggccgccgaaGAGGCTAAGAAAGCAGAGAACCCCGACGCTGAAATGAAGGACGCTCCTAACGAGGGCGAAGCCGCCCCCGAAAACGCGGATGCCGACAAGCAGTAG
- a CDS encoding putative DNA repair protein (Rad57) (transcript_id=CADANIAT00001591), producing MDLLSILPEISIKSFSHILPPLERSRVNTVDLISLDTLEIAKRAHVPPADVRRLANHVIKALHNDVGFEEGPRPEQEQPDSSPDLELPLISGPRTKLDLSQWRTISTLDAALDTLLNGGIATGYVTEVTGESGSGKTQFLLGLLLAVQLPPPQGAGRSAIYISTEAPLATNRLSQLIECHPYLSTLSREQAPSLGRILSINAMDLESQDHILNYQLPVAIKRYNVGLVVIDSITSNYRAEHTSHDLSGLSTRSGELAKLGQMLRNLAASEDVAIVVANQVSDRFEGDAPLPFSRVTGDRTPMSSPATQQLRDYYVGFDREAAASPLSRVRTSEPANAELNHHTLAVSQCTPSFPSSSPLPTQDDQPQFDGSYLVGNPVRNEILSLQHQQRFFTGWGDSPPPLAHGTQPWVQQYTLKTPTLGLVWSTQIACRIALKKYNRPVIFDAVLDRNPTIPVQKLTSQEQDEPSESEVASDAASLPEENSTRPNNSTATAMKNVPTASAPQIIHSTEQSIQRTMKLVFAPWAGGSAPLSSEFGDEVEFEIWKGGIKAVKRE from the exons atGGATCTTCTATCCATCCTCCCTGAAATTTCGATAAAATCGTTCTCCCATATCCTCCCGCCGCTCGAAAGAAGCAGAGTCAATACAGTCGACCTCATTTCGCTGGATACCCTCGAAATCGCGAAACGCGCCCACGTTCCCCCTGCAGACGTTCGCCGTTTAGCCAACCACGTCATAAAAGCCCTGCACAACGATGTCGGATTTGAAGAAGGCCCCCGTCCTGAGCAGGAACAGCCTGATAGCAGCCCTGACCTCGAATTACCGCTGATTTCAGGACCGCGAACGAAACTCGACCTATCGCAATGGCGCACGATTAGCACTCTTGACGCCGCCTTAGATACCCTGTTGAATGGAGGAATTGCAACCGGATATGTGACCGAAGTGACTGGTGAGAG CGGGAGCGGCAAGACGCAGTTCTTGCTTGGCCTGTTGCTGGCTGTGCAGCTTCCACCACCTCAGGGTGCGGGCAGAAGCGCGATATACATCTCTACGGAAGCCCCGCTCGCTACAAACCGGCTTTCCCAGCTTATCGAGTGTCATCCGTATTTGTCGACTCTTTCGCGCGAGCAGGCCCCTTCTCTGGGTAGGATTCTTTCCATAAACGCAATGGATCTCGAGAGCCAGGATCACATACTAAATTACCAACTGCCCGTGGCTATCAAGCGATACAATGTTGGGCTAGTTGTAATTGACTCTATCACCTCCAACTACCGGGCCGAGCATACGTCTCACGATCTATCCGGCTTGTCGACACGCTCGGGGGAGCTCGCCAAACTAGGCCAGATGCTGCGCAACTTGGCCGCGAGCGAAgatgtcgccattgtcgttgCCAATCAAGTCTCTGACAGATTTGAGGGTGACGCTCCCTTGCCTTTTTCACGGGTGACCGGCGACCGGACGCCGATGTCTTCTCCCGCCACGCAACAACTACGAGACTACTACGTCGGATTTGACCGTGAGGCTGCCGCGTCGCCTTTGTCTCGAGTGCGGACATCAGAACCGGCTAACGCGGAGCTGAATCATCACACTCTCGCCGTTTCGCAGTGCACGCCGagcttcccttcttcatcacctcTGCCCACGCAAGATGACCAGCCGCAGTTCGATGGGTCATACCTGGTAGGCAACCCAGTACGAAATGAGATTCTCAGCttgcaacatcagcagcgtTTCTTCACCGGATGGGGGGactctcctccgccgttgGCTCACGGTACGCAGCCTTGGGTCCAGCAATATACTCTTAAAACTCCGACGTTAGGCCTCGTCTGGTCCACGCAAATCGCATGCCGGATTGCCCTAAAGAAGTATAATCGGCCGGTGATCTTTGACGCGGTATTAGATCGCAATCCCACAATTCCTGTCCAGAAACTCACTTCCCAAGAACAAGACGAGCCATCTGAGTCTGAGGTTGCATCAGATGCGGCTTCTCTTCCTGAAGAGAATTCGACCCGCCCGAACAACTCTACTGCTACAGCCATGAAAAACGTGCCTACAGCGTCGGCTCCACAGATCATACACTCTACCGAGCAATCAATCCAGCGAACCATGAAACTGGTCTTTGCTCCATGGGCCGGAGGATCTGCGCCTCTATCGTCTGAATTCGGAGATGAAGTGGAGTTTGAGATCTGGAAGGGAGGTATCAAGGCCGTTAAGAGAGAGTAA
- a CDS encoding TMEM53 family protein (transcript_id=CADANIAT00001590): MNSLSPLKPAGENIWLYEPTTTANKPVPDKDPALIVLCTWLGGATPRRICKYVSHHRQLFPGSAILLITTGMIDITIRSISAIRSRLKPAREIIRRIFGLYGGGAGGAERTPKGVLLHIFSHGGSNIALQLILSMQNPRHPSGIHRLPLQGIIFDSCPGGTTFMRNYHASVHSLPHAPPPIQLLSKALLFPAIGAVTGLQALGVMSSIGEMQKQINDSLVISARVPRLYLFSKADVTIYWEEVQAHLNDARIRGYNVSSEIFHKSPHCALIAEDEERYWGAVQRFWEQIVEGNALADMMTGEVALSVPAGVRGSKL; this comes from the coding sequence ATGAACTCTCTCTCTCCGCTAAAGCCCGCTGGCGAGAACATCTGGCTCTACGAGCCAACCACGACGGCTAACAAGCCCGTCCCTGATAAAGATCCAGCACTCATCGTCTTATGTACCTGGCTGGGAGGTGCGACGCCTCGACGGATATGCAAATATGTGAGCCACCATCGTCAGCTCTTTCCTGGGTCTGCCATCCTCCTTATCACGACCGGTATGATCGATATCACGATTCGCTCGATCAGCGCCATTCGGTCTCGATTGAAGCCCGCACGGGAAATAATTCGGCGGATTTTTGGGCTCTATGGgggaggcgctggaggcgCTGAGAGGACCCCCAAAGGAGTGCTTTTGCATATTTTTTCCCACGGCGGCAGCAACATCGCCTTGCAGTTGATCCTCTCTATGCAAAATCCCAGGCACCCGAGCGGCATCCACAGACTTCCCTTGCAAGGGATCATCTTTGACAGTTGTCCCGGAGGCACCACTTTCATGCGCAATTATCACGCGAGCGTTCATTCCCTGCCGCATGCTCCTCCGCCTATACAGTTGCTGAGCAAAGCGCTGCTCTTCCCAGCTATAGGGGCCGTCACTGGACTTCAAGCCCTAGGGGTCATGAGTTCCATCGGCGAGATGCAAAAGCAGATTAATGATAGCTTGGTGATCTCTGCTCGCGTCCCGCGGTTATATCTCTTCTCGAAAGCGGATGTGACGATCTACTGGGAGGAGGTGCAGGCCCATCTTAACGATGCTAGAATCCGGGGCTACAATGTGTCTAGTGAAATATTCCATAAGAGCCCACACTGTGCTCTGAtagctgaagatgaggaacGGTACTGGGGCGCTGTTCAACGGTTCTGGGAACAGATTGTGGAAGGCAATGCGCTGGCGGATATGATGACGGGTGAGGTCGCTTTAAGTGTCCCAGCGGGTGTTCGAGGAAGTAAATTATGA